The Alnus glutinosa chromosome 1, dhAlnGlut1.1, whole genome shotgun sequence region TATTTGGGATGTCAATGCGGCAGCAGATGTGAGCAGTGTGTAGAACCCTGTTGTGGTACTCTTTGAATGTGAATTCAAAGCCCTTCTCTTGCACAAACTTCTTCCATTTGTCAAACTCCTCCACCACCTTCAAAATAGTTGTTCCGTGGCCACTGAGCACCACGTTCGATCCTTTGCTGAGCAAAGCCCATCCGCTCTCATTCTTGTAGGAAAGCAATTTTTGAATTTCTAGCGTTACAGAGTCAGCGTCGGTCTTCCTATGAGTCTTGGAAATGAACAAGCTTTCAATGCCGGTCCAAAATCTCCCGAGGATGCCGAGATTGTCCTCTCCTTTGCTGCCCTTTCCAACGCTCACCAACTCAATGGAAATCCTTGCTTCCTTTATCGTTGCATCATTGGCAAGGGCTGTTGCTTTATTGGTAAATTGTTGGATCCACTCTTTGTCCTTGCCCCCGTAGAAAAAGATGTACTTTTGCTCTTTGATCTGATTCAATAACAAATTTCAAACctcaataacatatatatatatatatatatatatatatatatatatatatatatatatatatatatatatatatatatatatatatatattggcaaaATGTGCTAGAAATAGACTTGTGAAGTGAATTTACCCAGTTGTCAATATTTGGGTGAACGTTGGTAGCTATGGAGCCAATCCAATCCTTTCCATTGGACAAAGTTTCTTCCATTGCAGTGGTGAAGGGGAAGGCCTTGATTCCCCATACTCTGATCATGTGGATTGCATTCTCATGTTCCACCTTTCCTTGCGGGTTCAACACCACAACGGAGGGCTTGCCCTTGAAGTGCCAATTCTCCTTCACGAATCGGATGCCTGCTATTGGTGAAAAGCACTGCACCACGTACCATGGCATCTTCGACCGTAGGAACTCAAACTTCTTTCGCAGGTCATCGGTCCATTGGTCCACAATTGGGATCCATACAATCTTGTACTGATCATCCTTCCTTATTGAATCATAAATTGGCCTCAGGATTGAAATGTCTTCATCGGTTACGTCTAGGCCCGAAATGAACAGTAACACGTCCTTCCTCTTCAGCACATCAATGTCAACCTGTTTGTGTCATATTACACATTGTTCAGGCAAGGTATCAATACGTAGTAAGATGAGTAGTAAGATTCCTAGCCATGAAAggaccaaaatatatatagaataatgtGGAATTATGGGACTTGAGTTTTTAGGAAAGGCCTGGGGGAAAAGTAAACCTGTGAAGGTGTATTGGAGATGTTTGCATGACTAACGTTGTGAGCATGCGAATGCCATGCCTCTGGAAACGACTCATCAGCCTGTGTTCCCATCCAAACCGCAAGCATCACCTCCCCATGTATCTTGTTTCCCTTCTTGTCCACCAATTTGTACCACTGAGGTGCCAGAGGACCATCCGGCGACACCCGGAGAGGAACTTTCGTGAGATCGAAAGTAACCCTCCCAACGAAATCatcttttgtaattatatcctTATCCATCAGAGTCACTTCCAGCAAATTCGCTTGAATCCTCTCTCTAGAAAACGCAAAAACTTGCTTCCACTCTGGGTGTTGGTTTTTCACCAAGTGTTTCGTAGTGCCTTTGTAGTTCCCAACCTTCACTTCCACGTATGGATCAAGGCTTCCGTTGAAGTCCATTGCAGGAAGATCTCTGGCCCTCACCACATTTACATACACGAAGTGCATCTGCTCCACAAGATCATATGAACTGGATGTCTTGTAATTCCCAATATAATCTCCCATAATTTCCATTAACTttttcagttaaaaaaaaaaaaaaagtgttccaATGATTTTCACAATTCTTTCTTAGAAGTTTTACTTAAAGTGTtgtattaatataattaagggTACTAATTTACAAACAATATCTAATCAAATTAAACCATACACACCGGTTTTTTGGGAGAACCATCAATCAAGCTGGGCTGCACGTTGTCCTTGGAATAAATCAATCCCTTAATTATCTCCATGATCTCCGTAGGGGTACGAAAAAGCTTCGTGAGCTTCCAGTAAGCCTCTGTCTCCTCTGCAGTAAACCAATATTTCATCTCACCATTAGAGTAATCCAGTTTATCTTAATTAAGGCAATGAACTAATTGAATCTGCAAATTAACTTGCATCATGATTTCAAATTAATGGGCAAAATGAAACTGACCTACTTGTTGCCTGCAAATTGTAATCTGCCTCTTGAGTTTGGTGAGGATGACGTTGAGTTTCTGAGAAAACTGGGAGAGTTCCTGCTTCTTGTCACTGAAAAATCGTGCCAAGTCCAAGTAGTGGCCAACCATGGTCAATTTTAACGCTAGTGAGATGGTGAATGAattatttccttatttttatactaCCACGAATTAACAATAACAAGAAGTACGATAAACCTACTTAATTTCTGAATTAAATAACTACCATCATGTTAGAAAACCCAATTAAGATTGTGATATATTAAGAGCAGTTTGAGATTGCATtagaaaaaacttaaaaaaacttttaatacatgaatttaaaattaacaattttttacacaaaccTGACACAGTATTAGGGTTAAAGTTTAACATTGGCAGGTCCCGTTtatgaaattataaatatattttttaataaaataaatacaaattgaaACAGGCCAAACATGTTAAGCAAGTCGTGTTTGTGTCAAACGTCCGGAGATGGATTTGATATGTTTTGTCTAAACAAGTCAAATAAGTCGTGTCTACTTACTCAAAGGTCGTATTTCGATTGAATCTTAACAGGTTGATGGATTGACCAGAACTCAACCAACCAACCCAAATTGCAAGtcataaaaatatatctatttcataaaaataaaaaaaataaaaatttattttttcaactttttccaCTAGCTCTTGAATGCGTTTTcagaaaagt contains the following coding sequences:
- the LOC133874506 gene encoding protein SIEVE ELEMENT OCCLUSION B-like, whose translation is MASNVVLASSQQPKKGDLSLFASSDLEIMNQIYATHIHNDEKFDVESLFIVVENILKRATQIVDSVVLGTPATVEHLEEKTPKAGFSPPLCTLKSISCEMQCKAPGEETAYKTTLSILNKLSNYSWDTKAVLTLAAFALDYGEFWLLAQSQSTDQLAKSVGTLRRVSVLLKRPTLQKHRQALIELNTVIKSTLEVIECIFELEKLSNYDTKDVPALSTGMDHIPVDVFWAIVTVVASTTQLCCLTSDDDKKQELSQFSQKLNVILTKLKRQITICRQQVEETEAYWKLTKLFRTPTEIMEIIKGLIYSKDNVQPSLIDGSPKKPMHFVYVNVVRARDLPAMDFNGSLDPYVEVKVGNYKGTTKHLVKNQHPEWKQVFAFSRERIQANLLEVTLMDKDIITKDDFVGRVTFDLTKVPLRVSPDGPLAPQWYKLVDKKGNKIHGEVMLAVWMGTQADESFPEAWHSHAHNVSHANISNTPSQVDIDVLKRKDVLLFISGLDVTDEDISILRPIYDSIRKDDQYKIVWIPIVDQWTDDLRKKFEFLRSKMPWYVVQCFSPIAGIRFVKENWHFKGKPSVVVLNPQGKVEHENAIHMIRVWGIKAFPFTTAMEETLSNGKDWIGSIATNVHPNIDNWIKEQKYIFFYGGKDKEWIQQFTNKATALANDATIKEARISIELVSVGKGSKGEDNLGILGRFWTGIESLFISKTHRKTDADSVTLEIQKLLSYKNESGWALLSKGSNVVLSGHGTTILKVVEEFDKWKKFVQEKGFEFTFKEYHNRVLHTAHICCRIDIPNTTGRIPENMKCPDCPRIMETYISFKCCHIDGAANGVH